One genomic segment of Mastomys coucha isolate ucsf_1 unplaced genomic scaffold, UCSF_Mcou_1 pScaffold22, whole genome shotgun sequence includes these proteins:
- the Cmtm2 gene encoding CKLF-like MARVEL transmembrane domain-containing protein 2 translates to MAAPAPRGRTGGKKSKDEKLGFKRYKWEFKDSNKDFWMQGHAENKSVALICLIVSLVCFQRVATHPIVILILTMELSGCAFFFFVYSFAIQRYITFIFWPMMDIMNNVASIAFLLGGIYFALEARRELPVPYLTGMILMGVAAFFILIDLCLLRRQFKTRKLRKYILLAPDKNGKMQDAKLLLTLAAKEDEEERQRELAEKAKREAENPTW, encoded by the exons ATGGCAGCACCTGCACCACGAGGCCGGACAGGGGGCAAGAAGAGCAAGGATGAAAAACTGGGGTTTAAACGCTACAAGTGGGAATTCAAAGACAGCAATAAAGACTTCTGGATGCAGGGACATGCAGAGAACAAAAGTGTGGCTTTG ATCTGCTTAATCGTTTCACTGGTTTGTTTCCAAAGAGTGGCCACACACCCTATCGTGATCCTGATCCTCACTATGGAACTGTCAGGatgtgctttcttcttctttgtctacTCCTTTGCCATCCAGAGATACATTACCTTCATCTTCTGGCCTATGATG GATATAATGAACAACGTGGCCTCTATCGCGTTCCTCTTAGGTGGTATATACTTTGCTCTTGAAGCAAGACGAGAATTGCCAGTACCCTACTTAACTGGTATG ATCCTCATGGGAGTTGCTGCATTTTTTATTCTCATTGACCTGTGTCTTCTGAGGAGACAATTTAAAACCAGGAAGCTTCGAAAGTATATTCTACTTGCCCCAGACAAGAATGGCAAGATGCAAGATGCGAAACTCCTTTTAACGCTGGCAGccaaagaggatgaggaggaaaggCAAAGGGAGCTGGCAGAGAAAGCGAAGAGAGAGGCGGAGAACCCAACCTGGTGA